A part of bacterium genomic DNA contains:
- a CDS encoding cupin domain-containing protein, giving the protein MIIRKLSEVEQTSVDMEGVRGITKQLVLGSGDGVPNFSFRVFTLAPGGHSPHHSHDVEHLNFVLSGQGALMDGEGRANPLGQGDFAFVAPGDVHQFRNTGDEPFVFICAVPKAYE; this is encoded by the coding sequence GTGATCATCCGCAAGCTGAGCGAGGTCGAGCAGACCTCCGTCGACATGGAAGGCGTCCGGGGCATCACCAAGCAGCTGGTGCTCGGCAGCGGCGACGGCGTGCCGAACTTCTCGTTCCGCGTCTTCACCCTCGCGCCGGGCGGCCACTCGCCCCACCACAGCCACGACGTGGAGCACCTGAACTTCGTGCTCTCGGGCCAGGGCGCCCTGATGGACGGCGAGGGACGCGCCAACCCCCTCGGCCAGGGCGACTTCGCCTTCGTCGCGCCCGGCGACGTGCACCAGTTCCGCAACACCGGCGACGAGCCTTTCGTGTTCATCTGCGCGGTGCCGAAGGCCTACGAGTAG